One Homo sapiens chromosome 3, GRCh38.p14 Primary Assembly genomic window carries:
- the SLC35A5 gene encoding UDP-sugar transporter protein SLC35A5 isoform 3 (isoform 3 is encoded by transcript variant 6), which translates to MAVIFSNFSIITTALLFRIVLKRRLNWIQWASLLTLFLSIVALTAGTKTLQHNLAGRGFHHDAFFSPSNSCLLFRSECPRKDNCTAKEWTFPEAKWNTTARVFSHIRLGMGHVLIIVQCFISSMANIYNEKILKEGNQLTESIFIQNSKLYFFGILFNGLTLGLQRSNRDQIKNCGFFYGHSAFSVALIFVTAFQGLSVAFILKFLDNMFHVLMAQVTTVIITTVSVLVFDFRPSLEFFLEAPSVLLSIFIYNASKPQVPEYAPRQERIRDLSGNLWERSSGDGEELERLTKPKSDESDEDTF; encoded by the exons ATGGCTGTTATCTTCTCAAATTTTAGCATTATAACAACAGCTCTTCTATTCAGGATAGTGCTGAA GAGGCGTCTAAACTGGATCCAGTGGGCTTCCCTCCtgactttatttttgtctattgtGGCCTTGACTGCCGGGACTAAAACTTTACAGCACAACTTGGCAGGACGTGGATTTCATCACGATGCCTTTTTCAGCCCTTCCAATTCCtgccttcttttcagaagtgAGTGTCCCAGAAAAGACAATTGTACAGCAAAGGAATGGACTTTTCCTGAAGCTAAATGGAACACCACAGCCAGAGTTTTCAGTCACATCCGTCTTGGCATGGGCCATGTTCTTATTATAGTccagtgttttatttcttcaatggCTAATATCTATAATGAAAAGATACTGAAGGAAGGGAACCAGCTCACTGAAAGCATCTTCATACAGAACAGCAAACTCTATTTCTTTGGCATTCTGTTTAATGGGCTGACTCTGGGCCTTCAGAGGAGTAACCGTGATCAGATTAAGAACTGTGGATTTTTTTATGGCCACAGTGCATTTTCAGTAGCCCTTATTTTTGTAACTGCATTCCAGGGCCTTTCAGTGGCTTTCATTCTGAAGTTCCTGGATAACATGTTCCATGTCTTGATGGCCCAGGTTACCACTGTCATTATCACAACAGTGTCTGTCCTGGTCTTTgacttcaggccctccctggaaTTTTTCTTGGAAGCCCCATCAGTCCTTctctctatatttatttataatgccAGCAAGCCTCAAGTTCCGGAATACGCACCTAGGCAAGAAAGGATCCGAGATCTAAGTGGCAATCTTTGGGAGCGTTCCAGTGGG GATGGAGAAGAACTAGAAAGACTTACCAAACCCAAGAGTGATGAGTCAGATGAAGATACTTTCTAA
- the SLC35A5 gene encoding UDP-sugar transporter protein SLC35A5 isoform 2 (isoform 2 is encoded by transcript variant 5): MKAMAVIFSNFSIITTALLFRIVLKRRLNWIQWASLLTLFLSIVALTAGTKTLQHNLAGRGFHHDAFFSPSNSCLLFRSECPRKDNCTAKEWTFPEAKWNTTARVFSHIRLGMGHVLIIVQCFISSMANIYNEKILKEGNQLTESIFIQNSKLYFFGILFNGLTLGLQRSNRDQIKNCGFFYGHSAFSVALIFVTAFQGLSVAFILKFLDNMFHVLMAQVTTVIITTVSVLVFDFRPSLEFFLEAPSVLLSIFIYNASKPQVPEYAPRQERIRDLSGNLWERSSGDGEELERLTKPKSDESDEDTF; the protein is encoded by the exons gCCATGGCTGTTATCTTCTCAAATTTTAGCATTATAACAACAGCTCTTCTATTCAGGATAGTGCTGAA GAGGCGTCTAAACTGGATCCAGTGGGCTTCCCTCCtgactttatttttgtctattgtGGCCTTGACTGCCGGGACTAAAACTTTACAGCACAACTTGGCAGGACGTGGATTTCATCACGATGCCTTTTTCAGCCCTTCCAATTCCtgccttcttttcagaagtgAGTGTCCCAGAAAAGACAATTGTACAGCAAAGGAATGGACTTTTCCTGAAGCTAAATGGAACACCACAGCCAGAGTTTTCAGTCACATCCGTCTTGGCATGGGCCATGTTCTTATTATAGTccagtgttttatttcttcaatggCTAATATCTATAATGAAAAGATACTGAAGGAAGGGAACCAGCTCACTGAAAGCATCTTCATACAGAACAGCAAACTCTATTTCTTTGGCATTCTGTTTAATGGGCTGACTCTGGGCCTTCAGAGGAGTAACCGTGATCAGATTAAGAACTGTGGATTTTTTTATGGCCACAGTGCATTTTCAGTAGCCCTTATTTTTGTAACTGCATTCCAGGGCCTTTCAGTGGCTTTCATTCTGAAGTTCCTGGATAACATGTTCCATGTCTTGATGGCCCAGGTTACCACTGTCATTATCACAACAGTGTCTGTCCTGGTCTTTgacttcaggccctccctggaaTTTTTCTTGGAAGCCCCATCAGTCCTTctctctatatttatttataatgccAGCAAGCCTCAAGTTCCGGAATACGCACCTAGGCAAGAAAGGATCCGAGATCTAAGTGGCAATCTTTGGGAGCGTTCCAGTGGG GATGGAGAAGAACTAGAAAGACTTACCAAACCCAAGAGTGATGAGTCAGATGAAGATACTTTCTAA